The Candidatus Goldiibacteriota bacterium genome has a window encoding:
- a CDS encoding YggS family pyridoxal phosphate-dependent enzyme, whose product MEQKSQIKNNIESIIKRINAINKDALLVAVSKTFSVDDIEEAVKSGVKVFGESKIQEAEEKQRLLNEKYNDLSWFMIGHLQTNKVNKAVSIFNMIQSVDSLKLAEKINSACIKEGKVMQCLMEIKVSPEETKFGILPEEAPEVYGRIKEMPGIKPSGIMAMAPYSDNAEDSRIYFKRAKKVFDEIKNGAPDDFKWLSMGMSHDFEIALQEGANMVRVGTSLFGKRNYA is encoded by the coding sequence ATGGAACAAAAAAGTCAGATAAAAAATAATATTGAAAGTATTATAAAGCGCATTAATGCTATAAACAAAGATGCTTTGCTTGTAGCTGTGTCCAAAACATTCTCTGTGGATGATATAGAAGAGGCGGTAAAATCCGGCGTTAAGGTTTTTGGCGAAAGTAAAATTCAGGAAGCTGAAGAAAAACAGAGATTATTAAATGAAAAATATAATGATTTGTCCTGGTTTATGATAGGGCACCTGCAGACAAATAAAGTTAACAAAGCGGTATCAATTTTTAACATGATACAGTCTGTTGACAGTTTAAAACTTGCAGAGAAAATTAATTCGGCGTGTATAAAAGAAGGAAAAGTTATGCAGTGCCTTATGGAAATTAAAGTATCGCCCGAAGAGACAAAGTTTGGAATTTTACCTGAAGAAGCGCCTGAAGTTTACGGCAGGATAAAAGAAATGCCGGGAATAAAACCGTCGGGAATAATGGCTATGGCGCCTTATTCTGACAACGCGGAAGATTCAAGGATATATTTTAAACGCGCAAAAAAAGTTTTTGATGAAATAAAAAACGGCGCGCCTGATGATTTTAAATGGCTCTCTATGGGAATGTCTCATGATTTTGAAATTGCGCTGCAGGAAGGCGCCAACATGGTACGGGTGGGCACGTCCCTTTTCGGGAAAAGAAATTACGCTTAA
- a CDS encoding pyrroline-5-carboxylate reductase: MRKIKIGFIGSGNMAKAIMKGLVSSKMKTSVELTAYDTETSALVSVKRDFKVKPSASNQELVKTCDVIFLAIKPQVFADVLLPLKPDFTAGKLIISIMAGISVKKIQTAAGKAPVVRVMPNMPALVGEGACGYCASKEVSKKQLLLAEKILDTFNIIKILLPEKQLDSVTAISGSGPAYFFYFTEAVMEASKELGFDRGAAKKLIAQTMIGAGKVMLESDDTPEVLRQKVTSKGGTTQKAIETMEKNNMKSIIKDAIKAAKNRSEELGK; encoded by the coding sequence ATGAGAAAGATAAAAATAGGATTTATAGGCTCCGGAAATATGGCAAAGGCCATCATGAAAGGCCTTGTGTCATCAAAGATGAAAACTTCGGTTGAATTGACTGCCTATGATACGGAAACTTCGGCTCTTGTGTCGGTTAAAAGAGATTTTAAGGTTAAGCCATCCGCGTCAAATCAGGAACTTGTAAAAACATGCGATGTTATTTTTCTTGCCATAAAGCCCCAGGTATTTGCGGATGTATTATTGCCTTTAAAACCGGATTTTACAGCGGGTAAATTAATAATAAGCATCATGGCGGGTATATCCGTAAAAAAGATACAGACGGCCGCGGGTAAAGCGCCTGTGGTAAGGGTAATGCCAAACATGCCGGCGCTTGTGGGCGAAGGCGCGTGCGGGTACTGCGCGTCAAAAGAGGTTTCAAAAAAACAGCTGTTATTGGCGGAAAAGATTCTGGATACTTTTAACATAATAAAAATTTTATTGCCGGAAAAACAGCTTGATTCAGTAACCGCAATAAGCGGAAGCGGGCCTGCGTATTTTTTCTATTTTACGGAAGCTGTAATGGAAGCCTCAAAAGAACTTGGGTTTGACAGAGGGGCTGCCAAAAAACTTATCGCGCAGACAATGATAGGGGCGGGAAAGGTTATGCTGGAATCGGATGACACCCCCGAAGTGTTAAGGCAGAAGGTCACATCCAAAGGCGGCACCACACAGAAGGCCATTGAAACAATGGAAAAGAATAACATGAAAAGTATTATTAAGGACGCCATTAAGGCGGCAAAAAACAGGTCGGAGGAACTGGGTAAATGA
- a CDS encoding YggT family protein: protein MTTFQFAAGIIIGLANAYMILVFLSAAATWLPYSAQVKFRTAINFIGSITGPLLNFVKRIFPAQMGNVDLSPAIAILLIYIGRMALLKLAAVLLLPGA, encoded by the coding sequence ATGACCACATTTCAGTTTGCGGCAGGAATAATAATAGGCCTGGCAAATGCGTATATGATACTGGTATTTTTAAGCGCGGCGGCGACATGGCTGCCTTATAGCGCGCAGGTGAAATTCAGGACGGCTATTAATTTTATAGGTTCCATAACCGGGCCGCTGCTTAATTTTGTAAAAAGAATTTTTCCCGCGCAGATGGGTAATGTAGATTTAAGCCCGGCAATTGCGATACTGCTTATTTATATAGGGCGCATGGCGCTTTTAAAACTTGCGGCGGTTTTATTGCTTCCGGGAGCCTGA
- a CDS encoding YggU family protein, producing MINIKQQAGFCLVSVKVVPNAKKTQLAGEYNGALKVKVAAVPEDGKANDEIVDFFSEVFDINKSQIEIVKGFKSRHKVIKLTGIEEGKFKKILA from the coding sequence ATGATAAATATAAAACAGCAAGCCGGCTTCTGCCTGGTAAGCGTAAAAGTGGTGCCTAACGCGAAAAAAACACAGCTGGCAGGCGAATACAACGGCGCTTTAAAAGTGAAAGTGGCTGCTGTACCCGAAGACGGAAAGGCAAATGATGAAATTGTGGATTTTTTTTCGGAAGTTTTTGACATAAATAAGTCGCAGATTGAAATTGTAAAAGGATTCAAAAGCCGGCATAAGGTAATCAAGTTAACCGGTATTGAAGAGGGAAAATTTAAAAAGATTCTGGCTTAA
- a CDS encoding purine-nucleoside phosphorylase: MSDLKKQIDKAVKKINSASKNFSPKVGIILGTGLGALAKEIKEHCVIDYKDIPGFQKSTAESHSGKLVLGELGGKNVAAMSGRFHRYEGYTMQQITFPVRVMKALGVTHLLISNACGGMNPKLKGGSLCIIEDHINFMGDNPLIGPNDEKLGPRWPDMLAPYSHELIRLAEDAAKLNNIEIHKGIYVAVQGPCFETRAEYRMFMKFGDIVGMSTVPEVIVGVHAGLKILGISVVTDECNPEQLEPTDISKILANAAEAEPKLTKIMKEVIAKI, translated from the coding sequence ATGTCAGATTTAAAAAAACAGATAGATAAAGCAGTAAAGAAGATAAATTCAGCGTCTAAAAACTTTTCCCCTAAAGTGGGAATAATACTTGGCACGGGGCTTGGCGCCCTTGCAAAAGAGATAAAAGAACACTGTGTAATTGATTATAAAGACATTCCCGGTTTTCAGAAATCCACAGCGGAATCGCATTCCGGAAAACTTGTACTGGGGGAATTGGGCGGAAAGAATGTGGCGGCTATGTCGGGACGTTTTCACAGATATGAAGGCTACACGATGCAGCAGATTACTTTTCCTGTCCGCGTTATGAAAGCGCTTGGTGTTACGCACCTTTTAATTTCAAACGCATGCGGCGGAATGAACCCAAAATTAAAGGGCGGTTCGCTTTGCATAATAGAGGATCATATTAACTTCATGGGTGACAATCCTCTTATAGGGCCTAATGATGAAAAACTTGGGCCAAGATGGCCGGATATGCTTGCGCCTTATTCCCATGAACTTATTAGATTAGCCGAAGACGCGGCAAAGCTGAACAATATAGAGATTCATAAAGGGATATATGTGGCTGTGCAGGGCCCTTGTTTTGAAACAAGGGCGGAATACAGGATGTTTATGAAATTCGGCGACATTGTGGGAATGTCCACGGTGCCGGAAGTAATTGTGGGAGTACACGCCGGGCTTAAGATACTTGGCATATCTGTAGTGACAGATGAATGCAATCCGGAACAGCTTGAACCCACGGATATATCTAAAATACTTGCAAACGCGGCAGAGGCAGAACCCAAACTGACCAAGATTATGAAAGAAGTAATAGCAAAGATATAA
- the mtnA gene encoding S-methyl-5-thioribose-1-phosphate isomerase — translation MKETSPVEWKNGTLKVLDQTLLPNSIKYILCRNSKEIGKAIVDMKLRGAPLIGIAAAFGMAMDIKKSKAKSYEKLKKEMKASGDFLVKTRPTAINLKWAITRMLAFAEANRERRVQSLKELLVNEAVRIFKEDLDNNKLIGKIGAELIRPKDRILTHCNAGGLATAGYGTALGVIRAASAQKKKVSVHLDETRPYLQGARLTTFELAEMGVDHRLITDNMAGYFISNKLVDVIIVGADRIAANGDTANKIGTYTLAVLAHVNNIPFYVAAPSSTMDFSIKSGAEIPIEMRGEKEVTEIFGKQIAHKKTKALHPAFDVTPARFISAIITEKGVIRAPFEANLDKVILNREIVAKL, via the coding sequence ATGAAAGAGACAAGCCCGGTAGAATGGAAGAATGGAACACTTAAGGTCCTTGATCAGACGCTTTTACCTAATTCAATAAAGTACATATTATGCAGAAATTCAAAAGAAATAGGCAAGGCAATAGTGGATATGAAATTAAGGGGCGCGCCGTTAATAGGTATAGCCGCGGCTTTTGGTATGGCAATGGACATAAAAAAAAGCAAGGCTAAAAGTTATGAAAAACTGAAAAAAGAGATGAAGGCAAGCGGCGATTTTCTGGTTAAGACCAGGCCGACCGCGATTAACCTTAAGTGGGCTATAACAAGAATGCTTGCTTTTGCCGAAGCCAACAGGGAAAGGCGTGTTCAAAGTTTAAAAGAGCTGCTTGTAAACGAGGCTGTCAGAATATTTAAAGAAGACTTGGATAACAATAAACTTATAGGAAAAATAGGCGCGGAATTGATAAGGCCCAAAGACAGGATATTAACACACTGCAATGCGGGCGGGCTTGCCACGGCAGGATATGGCACGGCGCTTGGCGTTATAAGGGCGGCATCAGCGCAGAAGAAAAAGGTTTCGGTACATCTGGATGAAACAAGGCCGTATCTTCAGGGCGCAAGGCTTACCACGTTTGAACTTGCGGAAATGGGCGTTGATCACCGCCTTATTACGGACAACATGGCAGGGTATTTTATAAGCAATAAACTGGTGGATGTAATTATAGTCGGTGCGGACAGGATAGCGGCCAACGGCGATACGGCAAACAAGATAGGTACATATACCCTTGCGGTGCTTGCGCATGTAAATAACATTCCGTTTTATGTGGCTGCGCCTTCTTCCACGATGGACTTTTCAATCAAGTCAGGGGCGGAAATACCAATAGAGATGAGGGGTGAAAAAGAGGTAACAGAAATATTTGGCAAACAGATAGCCCATAAAAAGACAAAAGCTCTGCACCCGGCTTTTGATGTGACGCCGGCAAGGTTTATAAGCGCCATTATAACGGAAAAAGGCGTGATAAGGGCTCCTTTTGAAGCAAACCTTGATAAGGTGATATTAAACAGGGAGATTGTAGCAAAATTATGA
- a CDS encoding PaaI family thioesterase, which produces MSAWEDDSYCIACGKENPIGMKLNFVLSEEGIETSYVFPKVFQGYKDTVHGGMVALLLDEIMVNLPLRKDRIPAVSADIKVKLKRPLAVGDEVLARARYLKVRSRFFVVKGEVIRKSDNALIAESEALCIKVDGKGLKL; this is translated from the coding sequence ATGAGCGCATGGGAAGATGACAGTTATTGCATAGCCTGCGGAAAAGAAAATCCCATTGGCATGAAGCTGAATTTTGTACTTTCAGAAGAAGGAATAGAGACAAGTTATGTTTTCCCCAAGGTTTTTCAGGGGTATAAAGATACGGTTCACGGCGGAATGGTGGCTTTACTTTTGGATGAAATTATGGTAAATTTACCGTTGCGAAAAGATAGAATTCCTGCTGTAAGTGCTGATATAAAAGTGAAATTAAAAAGGCCGCTGGCAGTGGGCGATGAAGTCCTGGCGCGGGCAAGGTATTTAAAAGTCCGGTCCAGGTTTTTTGTTGTAAAAGGCGAAGTGATAAGAAAAAGCGATAACGCACTTATAGCCGAATCCGAAGCCCTGTGTATTAAGGTTGACGGAAAAGGGCTTAAATTGTAA
- a CDS encoding YebC/PmpR family DNA-binding transcriptional regulator: MSGHSKWATIKRKKASIDAKRGAAFTKIIKEIVVAARAGGGDPAGNARLRTVLEKAKGANMPADNIKKAIMRGTGELEGVTYEELMYEGYGPAGVALLIAVTTDNKNRSAASVRAILSKANGAMAALGAVAWQFEQKGYITVPKEEIDEETLMGIALEAGADDIQNEDATYDITTKPADFEAVKKALDDKKVKYSSAEVTMVPKNYVKVEGKAAEQMLRLMDALDEDEDVQNVYANFDISQEEMDRIGNLPE, translated from the coding sequence ATGTCAGGGCATTCTAAATGGGCAACTATTAAAAGGAAGAAAGCCTCCATAGACGCCAAAAGGGGCGCGGCTTTCACCAAGATAATAAAGGAAATTGTGGTGGCTGCAAGGGCAGGCGGAGGAGATCCGGCCGGCAATGCGCGTTTAAGGACTGTTCTTGAAAAAGCAAAGGGCGCGAATATGCCCGCTGACAACATCAAGAAGGCAATAATGCGCGGCACCGGCGAACTTGAAGGTGTCACATACGAAGAGCTGATGTATGAAGGATACGGGCCCGCGGGCGTGGCGCTTTTAATTGCTGTTACAACAGACAATAAAAACCGCTCTGCGGCAAGCGTAAGGGCGATTCTTTCAAAAGCCAACGGTGCAATGGCGGCTTTAGGCGCTGTTGCATGGCAGTTTGAACAGAAAGGTTATATAACAGTCCCAAAAGAAGAAATTGATGAAGAAACGCTTATGGGTATCGCGCTTGAAGCGGGGGCTGATGACATTCAGAATGAAGATGCCACATATGACATAACCACAAAACCGGCTGATTTTGAAGCCGTTAAAAAAGCGCTTGATGATAAGAAGGTAAAATATTCCTCGGCAGAAGTTACAATGGTGCCAAAAAATTATGTAAAGGTAGAGGGCAAAGCCGCGGAACAGATGTTAAGGCTTATGGACGCGCTTGATGAGGACGAAGACGTACAGAACGTATACGCTAATTTTGATATATCGCAGGAAGAAATGGACAGGATAGGAAACTTACCGGAATAA
- a CDS encoding TIGR01212 family radical SAM protein (This family includes YhcC from E. coli K-12, an uncharacterized radical SAM protein.) → MFKTLNEYFREKYGHRIHKITISLPFACPNKDGSISSDGCVFCREGSLPDGNDTQIPIEKQIRAGINKGKKRYGKKTLFMAYFQTGTNTYGSVKELKRIYDPILDFKEVIGLDVGTRPDCIDEEKINLLKSYSGNLKEIWVELGLQSASDKTLKAINRGHNTAEYGRAAKLVKDAGLKLCAHMIIGIPGESRKDYINTINMIVKSGADAVKIHPYHILKGTKAGEEYLKKPYKLLSLDEYAAALAECVKLMPAEMVLMRFHGEANENVLLAPDYCLPKKRDELKMVFEEKLRLL, encoded by the coding sequence TTGTTTAAGACTTTAAATGAATACTTCCGCGAAAAATACGGGCACAGAATACATAAGATAACCATAAGCCTGCCGTTTGCATGCCCGAATAAAGACGGCAGCATATCATCTGACGGGTGTGTTTTCTGCAGGGAAGGCAGCCTTCCTGACGGGAATGACACGCAAATTCCCATAGAAAAGCAGATACGCGCGGGAATAAATAAAGGTAAAAAGCGTTATGGAAAAAAGACTTTATTTATGGCGTATTTTCAGACCGGGACAAATACTTATGGCAGCGTTAAAGAATTAAAAAGGATTTATGACCCTATTCTTGATTTTAAAGAGGTGATAGGGCTGGATGTGGGGACAAGGCCGGATTGCATTGATGAAGAAAAGATAAACCTGCTTAAAAGCTACAGCGGCAATTTAAAAGAAATATGGGTGGAACTTGGGCTGCAAAGCGCCAGTGATAAAACCTTAAAGGCAATAAACAGGGGGCATAACACGGCGGAATATGGACGCGCCGCAAAGCTTGTAAAAGACGCCGGGCTAAAGCTGTGCGCGCACATGATAATAGGTATTCCCGGAGAAAGCAGGAAAGATTACATAAATACAATTAATATGATAGTAAAGTCCGGCGCGGATGCGGTTAAAATTCATCCGTATCATATACTAAAAGGCACCAAAGCCGGCGAAGAGTATCTTAAAAAACCATATAAACTTCTTTCTCTGGATGAATACGCGGCTGCACTGGCTGAATGCGTAAAATTAATGCCTGCTGAAATGGTTTTAATGCGCTTTCACGGCGAGGCAAATGAGAATGTGCTGCTTGCGCCGGATTACTGCCTGCCAAAAAAGAGGGATGAATTGAAAATGGTATTTGAAGAAAAGCTTAGATTGTTGTGA
- a CDS encoding lactate utilization protein — protein sequence MLKDVEKKLESVIENLRKNHFKVTRVDTPEAAKDEMLKLIGEDEVVGVGGSQSIRETGIIEELINRGNKVIHHWLPGTFIEEIKDARRRAVRLADTYLTSTNGITLDGFLVNMDTFGNRVSAMIYGPKKVIIIAGINKIVKNVDEAFKRIRGEVAVRNAQRLNMDNPNKLCKVATIMYERPDDTDITIILVGVETGY from the coding sequence ATGTTGAAAGACGTAGAAAAGAAACTTGAAAGCGTAATAGAGAATTTAAGGAAGAATCACTTTAAAGTAACCCGGGTTGACACTCCGGAAGCGGCAAAAGATGAAATGCTTAAACTTATAGGCGAAGATGAAGTTGTTGGCGTGGGCGGGTCGCAGAGCATTCGCGAGACCGGTATAATAGAAGAGCTGATAAACAGGGGAAATAAAGTGATTCATCACTGGCTTCCGGGAACTTTTATTGAAGAAATAAAGGATGCCAGAAGAAGGGCTGTGCGCCTTGCCGACACGTATCTTACAAGCACTAACGGCATCACCCTTGACGGTTTTCTGGTCAATATGGACACTTTTGGCAACCGCGTTTCCGCGATGATTTACGGGCCAAAAAAAGTCATCATAATTGCAGGGATAAATAAAATAGTAAAAAATGTTGATGAGGCTTTTAAAAGGATAAGGGGCGAAGTGGCGGTAAGAAACGCGCAGAGGCTTAATATGGACAACCCCAATAAGCTGTGTAAAGTGGCTACAATAATGTACGAACGTCCGGATGATACGGACATAACAATAATACTGGTCGGCGTGGAAACCGGATATTAA
- a CDS encoding beta-galactosidase codes for MKKQISLNGIWDFKAQGKDIKIKVPSNWYLQGCDFAGRAEYSRKFNLEKKSGKKYKIAFKGVDYFADVYINGKFAGSHEGYFQWFNFDVTNIIKNGANQITVKVNSPTEPQDKWPDEKYLIKGIFNHHDARPGSWSKKYGQDKNTGGIWNDVYIEETDEIEINRVKITPYLKDDGIWNVGSEIIIENNLKSAVKAKLAEIIKPETFKGKLLTVKRDVILYPGKNTFLLHTDIAQPRLWWTWDFGTPDLYNFSYSISAENGIKDNYTDISGIKELKKGADNFWYLNGKRIFLRGSNIIPTQWLSEYTVDKIKKDVKMMKEANLNTIRIHAHVNREELYREFDRQGIMIWQDFALQWSYETTPEFMENASRQIKDMINIHYNRPSIAIWCCHNEPSVNSKQLDPVLYRKAREEDSVRYIEQSSDFKQHPYQGWYYDSNFITSSSTLDSLKDVFINTEYGAQALPCMETMKKMEKIAATGMWPPDFEAWEYHDFQFKTTFDIARVNKGNSLQEFIENSQQYQADYLKEQTETFRLQRYKSLNGLLQFMFCECWPSITWAVVDYYRNPKKGYFQLKESMQPVLPGFRLFTTRIAQGDEIGFGQLWSMVFIINDTLKTLTDTVLKITLTGPDKKEYFSEIQKLPAIMPDSLTFPFQGVTNIKNNGFKAAENALLGRHTMNITINDSKGKVIGVNAYSYEIVKSNKRGNN; via the coding sequence ATGAAAAAACAGATAAGCTTAAACGGTATTTGGGATTTCAAAGCGCAGGGAAAAGACATAAAAATTAAAGTGCCTTCAAACTGGTATCTGCAGGGCTGTGATTTTGCGGGCCGGGCGGAATATTCAAGGAAGTTTAACCTTGAAAAAAAGAGCGGCAAAAAATATAAGATTGCTTTCAAAGGTGTTGACTACTTTGCGGATGTTTATATAAACGGTAAATTCGCGGGCAGCCATGAGGGTTACTTTCAGTGGTTTAATTTTGATGTAACAAATATTATTAAAAACGGCGCTAATCAGATAACCGTAAAAGTAAACTCGCCAACAGAACCGCAAGATAAATGGCCGGACGAAAAATACCTTATTAAAGGCATCTTTAACCATCATGACGCAAGGCCGGGGTCATGGTCAAAGAAATACGGGCAGGATAAAAATACCGGCGGCATTTGGAATGATGTTTATATTGAAGAAACTGATGAAATAGAAATAAACAGGGTTAAGATAACACCGTACCTTAAAGATGACGGAATTTGGAATGTTGGAAGCGAAATTATTATAGAAAATAATTTAAAATCAGCGGTTAAGGCAAAACTTGCGGAAATAATAAAGCCGGAAACCTTCAAGGGCAAATTATTGACTGTAAAAAGGGATGTTATTTTATATCCCGGGAAAAATACTTTCCTGTTGCACACGGATATCGCACAGCCGCGTCTGTGGTGGACCTGGGATTTTGGAACGCCTGACCTGTATAATTTTTCGTACTCCATTTCCGCTGAAAACGGAATTAAGGATAATTACACTGATATAAGCGGTATTAAGGAACTGAAAAAAGGCGCTGATAATTTCTGGTACTTAAACGGCAAAAGGATATTCCTGCGAGGTTCAAATATTATTCCCACACAGTGGCTGTCAGAATACACCGTGGATAAAATAAAGAAAGATGTAAAAATGATGAAAGAGGCAAATTTAAACACTATAAGAATACACGCGCATGTGAACAGGGAAGAACTTTACCGCGAATTTGACAGGCAGGGCATAATGATATGGCAGGATTTCGCGCTTCAGTGGAGCTACGAAACCACGCCTGAATTTATGGAAAACGCTTCTCGTCAGATAAAGGACATGATTAACATTCACTACAACAGGCCAAGCATTGCCATCTGGTGCTGCCATAATGAACCTTCTGTAAACTCAAAACAGCTTGACCCTGTGCTTTATAGAAAAGCGAGGGAAGAAGATTCCGTGCGCTATATTGAACAGTCTTCAGATTTTAAACAGCACCCATATCAGGGGTGGTATTATGACAGTAATTTCATAACATCATCATCCACGCTGGACAGCCTTAAAGACGTTTTCATTAACACAGAATACGGAGCGCAGGCGCTGCCGTGCATGGAGACAATGAAAAAGATGGAAAAAATAGCCGCCACAGGCATGTGGCCGCCTGACTTTGAAGCGTGGGAATACCACGATTTTCAGTTTAAAACCACCTTTGATATCGCGCGGGTGAATAAAGGAAATTCGCTTCAGGAATTTATAGAAAATTCGCAGCAGTATCAGGCTGACTATTTAAAAGAGCAGACAGAAACATTCAGGCTGCAGCGGTATAAAAGCCTTAACGGGCTTCTGCAGTTTATGTTCTGCGAGTGCTGGCCGTCTATCACCTGGGCTGTGGTGGACTATTACAGAAATCCTAAAAAGGGATACTTTCAGCTTAAGGAATCCATGCAGCCTGTTTTACCGGGTTTCCGGCTTTTTACCACAAGAATCGCGCAGGGTGATGAAATAGGGTTTGGGCAGTTATGGAGTATGGTTTTTATAATCAACGACACGCTTAAAACTTTAACTGATACGGTATTAAAAATAACGCTTACCGGGCCGGATAAAAAAGAGTATTTCTCGGAAATTCAAAAACTGCCCGCAATAATGCCGGACAGCCTTACTTTTCCGTTTCAGGGAGTTACAAATATTAAAAATAACGGTTTTAAAGCGGCGGAAAACGCCCTTTTAGGCAGGCATACAATGAACATAACGATTAATGACTCCAAAGGAAAAGTAATCGGGGTTAATGCCTACAGTTACGAAATTGTTAAATCCAATAAAAGAGGCAATAATTGA